A stretch of Carya illinoinensis cultivar Pawnee chromosome 14, C.illinoinensisPawnee_v1, whole genome shotgun sequence DNA encodes these proteins:
- the LOC122294382 gene encoding nuclear transport factor 2-like isoform X2: MASSEQDVSAAACPPAADVAINEKILSLHYGELSAEILTVDAQDSFSGGVLVLVTGYLTGKDGLRRKFSQTFFLAPQDKGYFVLNDVFRYVDDGNQGFVNDVEAPLTSDLDPSPVQENHVSEPVTAVSEVADGVEVYNPSENGQDPIGEEEEPVPEVVDEISDGWQLVAESNSKIEEVPKKSYASIVKVLKENAAPFSTQTPSLRRSVSKSQEQPVNSGPPAPVSETPDSDTNANENSANKELEADGHSIYIKGLPVNATPALLEVEFKKFGPIKIGGIQVRSQKGFCFGFVEFEVATAVQSAIEASPIIIGGRQAVVEEKRSTNRVNSSKGRFQSGRASGYRNDGYRNDGARGRGNGNYGSGRGYGRGDFSGRGEFGSRSGNRGGFSSRGEGYQRSDHMGGNGGRMNRAGGLAVNASRNTAPQIPATA, encoded by the exons ATGGCATCTTCAGAGCAGGACGTATCTGCTGCAGCCTGCCCTCCTGCTGCTGATGTT GCAATCAATGAGAAGATACTCTCGCTTCATTATGGCGAACTCAGTGCAGAAATCTTAACCGTGGATGCACAAGATTCTTTCAGTGGGGGAGTCCTTGTTCTTGTCACTGGGTATTTGACTGGAAAGGATGGTTTGAGGCgtaaattttctcaaacttttttCCTGGCCCCTCAAGACAAAGGCTACTTTGTTCTGAACGATGTTTTTAGATATGTGGATGATGGGAACCAGGGTTTTGTTAATGATGTGGAAGCACCTCTTACTTCTGACCTTG atccTTCTCCTGTGCAAGAGAATCATGTTTCAGAGCCAGTTACTGCAGTGTCAGAGGTTGCTGATGGGGTGGAAGTGTATAATCCTTCTGAGAATGGACAAGATCCTATTGGAGAAGAGGAAGAACCAGTTCCTGAGGTCGTTGATGAAATTTCAGATGGTTGGCAGTTAGTGGCCGAATCAAATTCTAAAATTGAAGAAGTTCCAAAGAAGTCATATGCCTCTATT GTTAAGGTTTTGAAAGAGAATGCTGCTCCATTTTCAACTCAAACGCCTTCTCTACGGAGGTCTGTCTCCAAGAGCCAAGAGCAACCAGTGAATTCTGGACCTCCTGCCCCGGTGTCTGAGACACCAGACTCCGACACTAATGCTaatgaaaacagtgctaatAAGGAATTGGAAG CTGATGGTCATTCTATTTACATAAAAGGCCTCCCTGTGAATGCTACTCCTGCCCTGCTTGAAGTTGAGTTCAAGAAGTTTGGACCTATCAAGATTGGCGGAATACAAGTCAGAAGCCAAAAG GGATTTTGTTTTGGCTTTGTGGAGTTTGAGGTGGCAACCGCTGTGCAAAGTGCAATCGAG GCTTCACCCATCATCATTGGTGGACGTCAAGCTGTTGTTGAGGAAAAGAGATCTACTAATCGAG TGAACAGTAGTAAGGGACGATTTCAATCTGGAAGGGCGAGTGGATATAGGAATGATGGATATAGGAATGATGGTGCAAGAGGACGTGGAAATGGGAACTATGGAAGTGGCCGGGGCTATGGTCGTGGTGACTTCAGTGGCAGGGGTGAGTTTGGCAGCAGGAGTGGCAACCGAGGTGGATTTTCTAGTCGTGGAGAGGGATATCAGAGGAGTGATCACATGGGTGGCAATGGTGGGCGCATGAATCGTGCTGGTGGGTTGGCTGTAAATGCATCCAGAAATACAGCACCACAGATACCAGCTACCGCCTAA
- the LOC122294382 gene encoding nuclear transport factor 2-like isoform X1 yields the protein MASSEQDVSAAACPPAADVVGNAFVHQYYLILHQSPELVHRFYQDTSKLGRQEENGTMNITTTMQAINEKILSLHYGELSAEILTVDAQDSFSGGVLVLVTGYLTGKDGLRRKFSQTFFLAPQDKGYFVLNDVFRYVDDGNQGFVNDVEAPLTSDLDPSPVQENHVSEPVTAVSEVADGVEVYNPSENGQDPIGEEEEPVPEVVDEISDGWQLVAESNSKIEEVPKKSYASIVKVLKENAAPFSTQTPSLRRSVSKSQEQPVNSGPPAPVSETPDSDTNANENSANKELEADGHSIYIKGLPVNATPALLEVEFKKFGPIKIGGIQVRSQKGFCFGFVEFEVATAVQSAIEASPIIIGGRQAVVEEKRSTNRVNSSKGRFQSGRASGYRNDGYRNDGARGRGNGNYGSGRGYGRGDFSGRGEFGSRSGNRGGFSSRGEGYQRSDHMGGNGGRMNRAGGLAVNASRNTAPQIPATA from the exons ATGGCATCTTCAGAGCAGGACGTATCTGCTGCAGCCTGCCCTCCTGCTGCTGATGTT GTTGGCAATGCCTTTGTTCACCAGTACTACCTTATCTTGCATCAATCCCCCGAGCTTGTTCATAGATTTTACCAGGATACTAGTAAGCTCGGTCGTCAAGAAGAAAACGGGACCATGAATATAACAACAACTATGCAA GCAATCAATGAGAAGATACTCTCGCTTCATTATGGCGAACTCAGTGCAGAAATCTTAACCGTGGATGCACAAGATTCTTTCAGTGGGGGAGTCCTTGTTCTTGTCACTGGGTATTTGACTGGAAAGGATGGTTTGAGGCgtaaattttctcaaacttttttCCTGGCCCCTCAAGACAAAGGCTACTTTGTTCTGAACGATGTTTTTAGATATGTGGATGATGGGAACCAGGGTTTTGTTAATGATGTGGAAGCACCTCTTACTTCTGACCTTG atccTTCTCCTGTGCAAGAGAATCATGTTTCAGAGCCAGTTACTGCAGTGTCAGAGGTTGCTGATGGGGTGGAAGTGTATAATCCTTCTGAGAATGGACAAGATCCTATTGGAGAAGAGGAAGAACCAGTTCCTGAGGTCGTTGATGAAATTTCAGATGGTTGGCAGTTAGTGGCCGAATCAAATTCTAAAATTGAAGAAGTTCCAAAGAAGTCATATGCCTCTATT GTTAAGGTTTTGAAAGAGAATGCTGCTCCATTTTCAACTCAAACGCCTTCTCTACGGAGGTCTGTCTCCAAGAGCCAAGAGCAACCAGTGAATTCTGGACCTCCTGCCCCGGTGTCTGAGACACCAGACTCCGACACTAATGCTaatgaaaacagtgctaatAAGGAATTGGAAG CTGATGGTCATTCTATTTACATAAAAGGCCTCCCTGTGAATGCTACTCCTGCCCTGCTTGAAGTTGAGTTCAAGAAGTTTGGACCTATCAAGATTGGCGGAATACAAGTCAGAAGCCAAAAG GGATTTTGTTTTGGCTTTGTGGAGTTTGAGGTGGCAACCGCTGTGCAAAGTGCAATCGAG GCTTCACCCATCATCATTGGTGGACGTCAAGCTGTTGTTGAGGAAAAGAGATCTACTAATCGAG TGAACAGTAGTAAGGGACGATTTCAATCTGGAAGGGCGAGTGGATATAGGAATGATGGATATAGGAATGATGGTGCAAGAGGACGTGGAAATGGGAACTATGGAAGTGGCCGGGGCTATGGTCGTGGTGACTTCAGTGGCAGGGGTGAGTTTGGCAGCAGGAGTGGCAACCGAGGTGGATTTTCTAGTCGTGGAGAGGGATATCAGAGGAGTGATCACATGGGTGGCAATGGTGGGCGCATGAATCGTGCTGGTGGGTTGGCTGTAAATGCATCCAGAAATACAGCACCACAGATACCAGCTACCGCCTAA
- the LOC122293323 gene encoding ninja-family protein AFP2-like, with protein MVDVSKTGLKVDDEMELDLGLSIGGSFGKPEKLKPVKKVYALAADWKSNGYDVGLKENRPGFSRSSMLPGLDDKDAELLDPQAKREMHALRRQEAKKKREEKQQLRRVMFRARNGENGNECQRKEEEEEPALKKGRTEEDARNVNLHMSDKQIQKQMQHMHNDVTNPLPFAAETVEYPHPPTNGALRLPCVMPRWMPGGGGFEPSACRGFRPYKGSRSPGHSFSDGCERELIQPIGDGNGGNRKTVSHGSPICSSSAGCEDPGSSLDGVGSGSDSRSHSSNSLAEQSQLKGQKANDTKGQSKHSASSNAAESVYDINVNLTERFLQQNPTQPSPPRPKEESMPETEAKASDKHISNTENAAPCLEKETMLEMGKPPGPAPRTQNQDPHNSLPQMPCVSTTGNGPNGKTIRGFLYRYTKSEVSIICVCHGSSFSPAEFVQHAGGTDVSNPLKHITVIPSAFG; from the exons ATGGTGGATGTTTCGAAGACTGGATTGAAGGTGGACGACGAGATGGAGCTGGATTTAGGGTTGTCGATCGGAGGGAGTTTTGGAAAACCGGAGAAATTGAAACCGGTGAAAAAAGTGTATGCTCTTGCGGCTGATTGGAAATCCAACGGGTACGACGTTGGCTTGAAGGAAAACCGCCCGGGATTTTCAAGATCTAGTATGTTGCCTGGTCTTGATGATAAAGACGCGGAGCTCCTGGATCCGCAGGCGAAGCGGGAGATGCACGCGTTACGGAGGCAAGAAgcgaagaaaaagagagaagagaagcaACAGCTGAGGAGGGTGATGTTTAGAGCGAGGAACGGAGAGAACGGAAACGAGTGCCAaaggaaggaggaggaggaggagccgGCGCTCAAGAAAGGGAGGACAGAGGAAGATGCGAGGAATGTGAATCTGCATATGAGCGATAAGCAAATTCAAAAGCAGATGCAGCACATGCACAACGACGTTACTAATCCGTTGCCCTTTGCGGCGGAGACGGTGGAGTACCCTCACCCGCCGACGAACGGGGCCTTGCGTCTTCCTTGCGTGATGCCGCGTTGGATGCCCGGTGGAGGCGGGTTTGAGCCATCGGCGTGCCGGGGTTTCAGGCCGTACAAGGGGAGTCGAAGTCCGGGGCATAGCTTTTCCGACGGGTGCGAACGGGAGCTGATTCAGCCGATTGGTGATGGAAATGGTGGGAATAGGAAAACGGTGTCGCATGGTTCGCCAATTTGCAGTTCCTCTGCGGGTTGTGAAGATCCCGGTTCTTCTCTTGATG GTGTTGGAAGTGGCAGTGATTCCAGAAGCCATTCCAGTAACTCCTTAGCTGAACAATCGCAGTTAAAGGGTCAGAAAGCAAATGATACCAAGGGCCAGTCAAAACACAGTGCTTCCTCTAATGCTGCAGAATCCGTCTATGACATCAATGTCAACCTCACGGAGAGATTCCTTCAACAGAATCCTACTCAACCTAGCCCACCTAGACCTAAGGAAGAGTCCATGCCGGAAACTGAAGCAAAAGCAAGTGACAAGCACATATCAAATACCGAAAACGCAGCACCTTGCTTGGAGAAGGAAACAATGTTAGAAATGGGAAAGCCTCCCGGACCCGCACCACGGACTCAGAACCAAGACCCTCATAATTCTCTCCCTCAAATGCCATGTGTATCAACCACAGGTAATGGTCCAAACGGGAAAACCATTAGGGGGTTTCTATACAGATATACGAAATCGGAGGTTAGCATCATCTGTGTCTGCCATGGAAGCTCATTCTCACCAGCTGAGTTTGTGCAGCATGCTGGGGGCACGGATGTCTCCAATCCTTTGAAACATATCACTGTCATTCCTTCTGCTTTTGGGTGA
- the LOC122293888 gene encoding ER lumen protein-retaining receptor erd-2.2 — protein sequence MGRRRSSPVSDLFGWVRRQSMRVKISLIAVLALCALITFKFTIKDHNYFFIASEAVHAAGIIVLIYKLTTKKSCSGLSLRSQELTALSVATRLVCSTLIEGDIHTVLDFTTLMATTWVMYMIRFKLKSTYIKELDNLAWYYVVVPCAILAILLHPYTIHFHLTRVLWAFGVYLESVSVLPQLRLMQNAKMIEPFTAHYVFALGVARFLSCAHWIIQIYETRGKYLFLFGNGYFWFLAAFLAEVVQTFILADFCYYYIKCFMQGQLVLKMPV from the exons atggggaggaggaggagctCGCCTGTGAGCGATTTGTTTGGATGGGTGAGGAGGCAGTCCATGAGGGTGAAGATTTCTCTTATAGCTGTGCTTGCTCTTTGTGCTTTGATCACTTTCAAATTTACGATCAAAGATCACAACTACTTCTTCATTGCCTCAGAAGCTGTCCACGCTGCAGGGATCATCGTCTTGATTTACAAACTCACCACCAAAAAGTCATGCTCTG GCCTCTCACTAAGGAGTCAAGAACTCACAGCTCTATCCGTTGCTACACGATTGGTCTGTAGTACCCTCATTGAGGGTGACATTCACACAGTTCTAGATTTTACCACCTTGATGGCAACAACCTGGGTTATGTACATGATCCGATTCAAGTTGAAGTCAACCTACATCAAGGAGCTTGACAACTTGGCCTGGTACTATGTG GTTGTGCCTTGTGCCATCCTTGCCATTCTTCTCCACCCTTATACTATACATTTTCACTTAACTCGGGTCCTTTGGGCATTTGGTGTGTATTTGGAATCTGTTTCGGTGCTGCCTCAGCTACGTTTGATGCAGAATGCAAAG ATGATTGAACCATTCACAGCCCATTATGTTTTTGCACTCGGAGTTGCAAGATTCTTGTCATGCGCTCATTGGATAATTCAG ATTTATGAGACTCGTGGGAAGTatctgtttttgtttggaaaCGGCTACTTTTGGTTCTTGGCTGCTTTCCTCGCAGAAGTAGTCCAGACATTTATCTTGGCTGACTTCTGCTACTATTATATCAAGTG CTTCATGCAAGGCCAACTTGTACTGAAGATGCCGGTTTAA